A window of the Arachis duranensis cultivar V14167 chromosome 5, aradu.V14167.gnm2.J7QH, whole genome shotgun sequence genome harbors these coding sequences:
- the LOC107491079 gene encoding S-type anion channel SLAH2, whose translation METNKKIELAEQGSPEVPSLIKYISSNEVVGFDTGDAQLPSPSTKESELTSIERQGDEAVVINHQRKQSVSISMPLTCEEVLPHETNMVFFSDEAGREGVPISAVDADSKSPQQSKYYSQPMPKAYVHPTDSSPHGAEIPNHPGIRAFRDKRFDSFKTWSGTLERQISMLRGKSPRHTREEENNNNNNNNNVRNTERPVPVDRYFDALEGPELETLRSSEEILLPQDSKWPFLLRFPVSAIGICLGVSSQAILWKTLASSPSTEFLHLSLRINLVLWFISIALVITIFTTYLFKIILYFEAVRREYYHPIRVNFFFAPWIALLFLALGVPPSITKNLHHSLWYILMTPIFCLELKIYGQWMSGGQRRLSKVANPSNHLSVVGNFVGALLGATMGLKEGPIFFFAIGLAHYTVLFVTLYQRLPTNETLPKELHPVFFLFVAAPSVASMAWAKIQGSFDYGSRIAYFIAMFLYFSLAVRINFFRGFQFSLSWWAYTFPMTGAAIATIKYSNEITNVFTKTMCVILSIISTLVVTALVVTTMLRAFVFKDLFPNDIAIAISDRKRKPHHHHHHRKWFHLGHGTHDTKEIENYLKFVDSDKIDIEASTTLHPSNSTEDSSSPSI comes from the exons ATggaaactaacaaaaaaattgaattagcAGAACAAGGTTCTCCTGAAGTTCCATCACTAATTAAGTATATATCATCAAATGAAGTAGTTGGATTTGATACTGGTGATGCTCAACTTCCAAGCCCATCTACCAAA GAAAGTGAATTAACATCAATAGAAAGACAAGGTGATGAAGCTGTGGTGATCAACCACCAAAGGAAGCAATCTGTTTCAATCAGCATGCCACTAACCTGTGAAGAGGTTCTGCCACATGAAACCAACATGGTTTTCTTCAGTGATGAAGCTGGTAGAGAAGGTGTTCCGATTTCTGCAGTTGATGCAGATTCTAAGTCTCCACAGCAATCAAAATATTACTCTCAACCAATGCCAAAGGCCTATGTGCACCCTACTGATTCATCACCTCATGGAGCAGAAATTCCAAACCATCCTGGCATCAGAGCCTTCAGGGATAAGAGATTTGATTCCTTCAAAACATGGTCTGGAACACTTGAGAGACAGATATCAATGCTTAGAGGGAAGTCACCCAGACAtaccagagaagaagaaaacaataataacaacaacaacaacaatgtcaGGAACACTGAAAGGCCTGTACCGGTTGATCGATATTTCGATGCATTGGAAGGACCAGAATTGGAAACACTAAGG TCTTCAGAAGAGATACTGCTTCCTCAGGACAGCAAATGGCCATTTCTTCTTCGATTTCCTGTCTCGGCTATCGGTATCTGTCTTGGAGTTAGCAGCCAAGCAATTCTCTGGAAAACACTTGCAAGTTCTCCATCCACTGAGTTTCTTCACTTAAGCCTCAGAATAAACTTAGTCCTTTGGTTCATCTCCATTGCTCTTGTTATTACTATCTTCACCACATATCTTTTCAAGATAATTCTCTACTTTGAAGCAGTTCGTCGCGAGTACTACCATCCGATCCGTGTTAACTTCTTCTTTGCACCCTGGATAGCCCTTTTGTTCTtggctcttggtgttccaccatcAATCACAAAGAACCTTCACCATTCACTTTGGTACATTCTAATGACACCAATTTTCTGCCTTGAGCTTAAGATCTATGGACAGTGGATGTCTGGAGGCCAAAGGAGGCTATCAAAGGTTGCAAACCCATCAAACCATCTTTCAGTTGTTGGAAACTTTGTTGGAGCATTGCTTGGTGCAACAATGGGACTGAAAGAAGGGCCTATTTTCTTCTTTGCTATTGGTTTGGCTCATTACACTGTCTTGTTTGTGACTCTCTATCAGAGACTTCCAACAAATGAGACACTCCCTAAGGAGTTGCATCCAGTGTTCTTTCTGTTTGTGGCTGCACCTAGTGTTGCTTCAATGGCTTGGGCTAAGATTCAGGGCTCTTTTGATTATGGATCAAGGATTGCTTATTTCATTGCCATGTTCCTTTATTTCTCACtg GCTGTACGGATCAATTTTTTCAGAGGCTTCCA ATTCTCACTTTCATGGTGGGCCTATACATTTCCAATGACTGGTGCAGCAATTGCAACGATAAAATACTCAAATGAGATCACAAATGTTTTCACAAAAACAATGTGTGTAATACTAAGTATCATCTCTACATTGGTGGTAACAGCACTTGTTGTAACAACCATGTTGCGTGCATTTGTGTTCAAGGATCTGTTTCCCAATGACATAGCCATTGCCATAAGTGACAGAAAGAGAAAAccccaccatcatcatcatcataggaAATGGTTTCATCTTGGGCATGGAACCCATGACACTAAAGAGATTGAGAATTACTTGAAGTTTGTGGATTCAGATAAAATTGATATAGAAGCTTCAACAACACTTCATCCCTCTAATAGCACAGAGGATTCTTCATCACCATCTATCTGA
- the LOC107490837 gene encoding receptor-like protein EIX2 gives MKDDGQWLSTLTSLTHLDLLSILNLNNSYNWIQAISNISALTKLSLYNCALSDHFISSQTLRLSKFKFPNSLSILRLFDNTFTPSLLFQWLSNVTSNLVELHLELDLVSGLLRSSTPATSNHFDITLQSLERLHISNYQITARDFKSFANICTLSSLEVFESDLTEDLESILHNLSAGCVTHSLQELDLEDNQITGLIPDDLSIFPFLKELSLDFNQLRGKIPDNITLPSQLKALSISWNSIEGGIPKSFGNTCSLASLDLSHNTLTAELPVAIHHLSGCARYSLQYLNLQDNQFNGTLPHISIFPSLTHLYLSENKLNGKVLEGIQFPSQLETLIMYSNSLEGVITDSLFHNLSNLKSLDLSGNSFVLEINRDWIPPFQLQVIMLQHCKLGPDFPKWLQTQKNLMQLDISNAGISDITPEWFWALSTRLHRMNISYNNLTGIIPDFPLRLTEYPFIYLAANQFEGSIPLFLRRAVSLDLSNNKFSDVTSFVCANDTAERLGRLDISNNYLSGLIPDCWENFKSLAYIDVSNNNFSGQVPTSMGSVLELSVLILRNNSLTGELPFSMKHCDNLVMLDAGENKLSGIIPSWIGSGLQQLQMLSLRKNHFFGSIPSSLCFLNGISFLDLSVNQLWGPIPKCFINFTAMTTQERFLTDSYYYHYYTVHHNGGSEMYNYDIIALLMWKGAEHNFNNNKLLLKGIDLSSNHLSGDIPSELENLVELVSLNLSRNNLTGKIPSGIGRLLSLESLDLSRNHLFGSIPSSLAQIDFLSVLDLSHNNLSGQIPTGTQLQSFNASSYEENQGLCGLPLEKLCFVKERHQESVVKSQDENDGFIQAFFASMGLGFFVGFWGIFGTILFNRSWRYAYFRFLNNITEKVMPR, from the coding sequence ATGAAGGATGATGGACAATGGTTATCCACTCTTACCTCTTTAACCCATCTTGACTTGCTCTCTATATTGAATCTCAACAATTCCTATAACTGGATACAAGCCATCAGTAATATCTCCGCACTAACAAAACTCAGCCTATACAATTGTGCACTTTCAGATCATTTTATCTCTTCACAAACACTAAGACTTTCCAAGTTCAAATTTCCTAATTCTCTTTCAATCTTGCGTCTTTTTGATAACACCTTCACTCCTTCCCTGTTATTCCAATGGTTGTCCAATGTCACTTCCAACCTTGTTGAACTTCACCTTGAACTTGACCTTGTTTCCGGCCTCTTAAGGAGTTCCACACCTGCCACATCAAATCATTTTGACATCACATTGCAATCACTTGAGCGACTTCACATATCTAATTATCAAATCACGGCCAGGGATTTCAAATCCTTTGCAAATATATGCACCTTATCTTCTTTGGAGGTGTTTGAAAGCGATTTGACTGAAGATTTGGAATCAATTCTTCATAATCTCTCTGCTGGCTGTGTCACTCACTCACTTCAAGAATTGGATTTGGAAGATAACCAGATCACTGGCTTAATACCTGATGACCTTTCAATATTTCCATTTTTAAAAGAGTTGTCCCTTGATTTTAATCAGTTAAGAGGGAAAATACCTGACAATATCACGTTGCCATCTCAGTTAAAGGCTTTGTCCATCAGTTGGAACTCTATAGAAGGTGGAATTCCAAAGTCATTTGGAAACACATGTAGTCTCGCATCATTAGACTTGTCCCACAACACTTTGACGGCAGAGCTTCCAGTTGCAATCCACCACTTGTCTGGATGCGCAAGATACTCACTCCAATATTTGAATCTCCAAGATAACCAATTCAACGGAACTTTGCCTCACATCTCAATCTTCCCATCTTTAACACATTTATATTTGTCTGAAAATAAGCTAAATGGGAAGGTTCTTGAAGGAATTCAATTTCCGTCACAGTTGGAGACATTGATCATGTACTCAAACTCTTTGGAAGGGGTCATCACAGACTCTCTGTTTCATAATTTGTCTAACTTGAAGTCCTTGGACTTATCTGGCAACTCATTTGTTTTGGAAATTAATCGTGATTGGATTCCACCTTTTCAGTTGCAAGTGATAATGTTGCAGCATTGCAAGTTGGGTCCCGATTTTCCAAAATGGTTGCAGACACAGAAAAACTTGATGCAACTTGATATTTCCAATGCTGGAATTTCGGATATCACTCCAGAGTGGTTTTGGGCTCTATCAACAAGGCTACATAGGATGAACATTTCGTACAACAATCTCACTGGAATAATTCCAGATTTTCCATTGAGGCTTACGGAATATCCTTTCATATATCTGGCTGCAAATCAATTTGAAGGCTCAATCCCGCTATTTTTACGAAGAGCTGTGTCCCTGGATCTGTCCAACAATAAATTTTCAGATGTTACTTCATTTGTATGTGCCAATGATACAGCTGAAAGATTAGGCCGATTAGATATttcaaacaattatttatcTGGTCTAATCCCTGATTGTTGGGAGAATTTTAAATCATTAGCTTATATAGATGTGAGTAACAATAATTTTTCTGGACAAGTCCCCACTTCAATGGGATCAGTTCTTGAGCTTAGTGTATTGATATTGAGAAACAATAGCTTGACGGGGGAGCTTCCTTTTTCGATGAAGCATTGCGACAATTTAGTGATGCTGGATGCAGGAGAGAACAAATTATCAGGAATCATTCCTTCTTGGATTGGAAGCGGCTTACAACAACTGCAAATGTTAAGCTTGCGGAAAAATCACTTTTTTGGAAGTATACCATCATCTCTTTGTTTTCTAAATGGCATTAGCTTCTTGGATCTCTCGGTTAATCAGCTGTGGGGCCCAATTCCCAAATGTTTCATTAACTTCACTGCAATGACGACCCAAGAAAGGTTCTTAACAGATTcctattattatcattattatactGTCCACCACAATGGTGGAAGCGAGATGTATAATTATGATATAATTGCTTTGTTGATGTGGAAAGGTGCAGAACacaatttcaacaataataagtTACTTCTAAAAGGTATTGATCTCTCAAGTAATCACTTGTCTGGAGACATTCCATCAGAGCTTGAGAATTTGGTGGAGCTAGTTTCATTGAATTTATCAAGAAATAACTTGACAGGAAAAATTCCTTCAGGAATTGGAAGGTTGTTATCATTGGAGTCTCTTGATTTGTCAAGAAACCATTTATTTGGCTCCATTCCTTCTAGTCTTGCGCAAATTGATTTTCTCTCAGTGTTGGATCTATCACATAATAATTTGTCTGGACAAATTCCAACTGGCACACAGTTGCAGAGTTTCAATGCCTCAAGCTACGAAGAAAATCAAGGTCTTTGTGGGCTACCTCTTGAAAAGCTGTGTTTTGTAAAAGAACGGCATCAAGAATCTGTGGTTAAAAGCCAAGATGAGAATGATGGTTTTATTCAAGCATTCTTTGCAAGCATGGGATTGGGATTCTTTGTGGGATTCTGGGGGATCTTTGGCACTATCCTCTTCAATCGCTCATGGAGATATGCTTACTTCCGGTTCTTGAACAACATAACAGAAAAAGTTATGCCAAGGTGA
- the LOC107490836 gene encoding receptor-like protein 34, translated as MMRMNNLILIEVVLLFVTVDLLLVCATAAGGVVKCAEQERQALLHFKAAMVDDYGILSSWKGRDCCHWNGVRCSNLTSHVISLDLHGDVIQNEYTYVERFLRGKIPSSLVELQHLRYLNLSFNYFGDYHIPEFFGNLTSLRYLDLSFCHFGGRIPTQFGSLPHLTYLNLNRNELEGSIPYQLGNLSKLQYLDLWGNALQRKMLYKE; from the coding sequence ATGATGAGGATGAATAATCTGATTCTGATTGAAGTTGTTTTACTCTTTGTTACGGTGGACCTTCTTCTTGTTTGTGCTACTGCAGCAGGAGGAGTGGTGAAGTGCGCAGAGCAGGAGAGGCAAGCACTGCTGCATTTCAAGGCCGCCATGGTTGATGACTACGGCATTCTCTCTTCGTGGAAGGGTCGTGATTGCTGCCATTGGAACGGTGTTCGCTGCAGCAACCTCACTTCCCATGTAATCAGTCTCGACCTTCACGGTGACGTCATCCAAAATGAATATACCTATGTAGAACGATTTTTGAGAGGTAAGATTCCCAGCTCGTTAGTGGAATTGCAGCACCTCAGGTACTTGAACCTCAGTTTCAATTATTTTGGAGATTACCATATCCCTGAATTCTTTGGTAACCTCACCAGCTTGAGGTATCTTGATTTGTCATTTTGTCACTTTGGTGGAAGAATTCCaactcaatttggatctcttCCTCATTTAACATACTTGAATCTTAATAGGAATGAATTAGAGGGTTCAATTCCTTATCAACTTGGAAATCTGTCCAAGTTGCAGTATCTTGATCTCTGGGGAAACGCTTTACAACGGAAAATGCTTTACAAGGAATAA